tttgatttgaagctgtgaatgaaaaatctcaaattcagtaccccctgaggtatttatttgctatgggaacttggaggattctgtgaccccgacagatttaacgggcactagtcaccatttaatacgcGGGGTTCCTTCAGGCAGTgggaaagaaataatttaatacattgaaGGAGATGCCGTCCAGCTCgtatggtggtcaaggagttggCCTCATACCAGGAAGGTCTTGGGGCGAATATCGCTTCGGAACgtctggaaaaaaagaaaaaattctacgGCGATCCTTTCAAACATAATGGTTTCCACTAAATCAAAAACGCGGAATATCacgcaaaaaaaatgaaataattaaaaaactaatcaaaattttatctgcTTCTGCTTCACTATGCAAACCAGAGGGTTATCAGCATCTTTCATGCCAAATTTCTCTGCCGCATCGTGGCCTACAGAAAATGTTTGGTGCGTAAAAATAGTGTTCTGTAGTGTTTCgttgcagaaaatttttgtctacgtgtttttttcttccgtatcataacataaatttttgtgcAGTTTAcacttcttaaaattattttagtgtaatttataatttgttgaaTTAAACTTGGTATAGCGGAATAACTGAGtgcatttgtataaaaataaataccaattaCTTACTGCCCCATACTGTTAATAATTCTGGATGAAATTGCGGTTAAGAGTGctggcaccctgagtgcagCATCTGTAACAATTATCTAACCGTGAAATTTCATAActtcatttttacagtaatagttatagattacagtgattcagtgattttacagtaaatgttactgtaaaaattacgataatcaaattttttgtttcgtaaaatttcGCGGTAAAATGTACCGACACCCTGAGGGTCGagacttttttttacagtgtttccAAAAATTGTGTTCTTTCACTGAGATataaagtatggtcaaaactacaaaaacatggtgaaatttatcgtgtttctggttctatggaaataccaaaaagctcggtaattttaacGACGCgttgtttttgaattaaaaaaaaaaaaaaNgaaaaagaaaaacaaataagatatattaaattttaatgaaaaaagtaaaacaaataaagtactgcatttaatttgattgaaaaaaaagaaacaaataagacatgatatcgaattttaataaaaaaaaagaaaaaaactctttaagtaaatatagattaaaataaagctaaacgttaatttaattaaatgagacaaataaaatattacgttacatatgaataaaataacacaaatgaaacataacgtaaatttttattgaagtaaaacatattaacatatttttgaattacaaatttatccatgacaatagtttaaaaattgcgaACATTTTGAACAtctattttaacacatttcttttaagataattattacatacattaacatactttttatgAAGCACAAAATCCCTCAAATCCATTTCAAATTACATTCACAAACTGAGATGcttattgtaagaaaattttgcaataatttattgttgttgttgtcgtgtcTAAGCATACAGAGCTAGTGCAAAGATTAGAGTCCTCCAAAAGTCTTAATAACAAGATTTGCAAGTTCTGGAATCCGATGGCCATGGAGAATTTCGATTGGGGGTGCTCCAAGTTGAAAGAGGGAGCCGATGGCAGTCAAAACCATAGTCTGGAGTTAGTTGCAAATGAGGACAGTACTTGCAGATGGGATAGAATTTTATATTGGTGTGTGAGATCTTCATGCCTTTGAAATGTCTAGTATGCGTAGCCTAGCTATTGTAGAGGAGAAGTTTCGTGGGCAGTTCAGATCGGGGATTGTTGCATTGCTGAAAAGCTGGTTGTATATCCTTCGCCTGGCGACAGCATTCGCATCTGCTCAGATGACAGCTCGAGGTTGATCTTCGTCGCGTGCAAGGGCATCTGAGCATTCGTTCCCCTCGATTCAAACATGAGCTGGTATCCACTGGAGAGTGCAACCGGATTTTTAGTAAATGGAGAAgggtattaattttttgcgttattgatgttcaaaattacaagaaaaatcatttatttttctagtaatTTTGTGTATAgaattacagttttaaatttaaacatttaagggATAATGTAAACCGTTTTTAATGTATACTGCTTTAATGTACAGACTGTTAAACACTGTttctaatgtataaaaattttttaaacacatctctaaaaattttaatattttatagagcagtatttattattattacacgTATGTTcctcattcttttttaaaatcatctcgctttcttctttcttatctttttcattGCTCTCCTTTTTGTTCACTTTCTCCTTTTCTCCCTGGCTGTTGTCTTTGTTCTTGTTCACCATTTCAATGTTCTCATCCTCATTTTTTTCACACCTTTTACTTATCCATAGTGCAATCCCGACACCCACACCTAAGAAACCTAACCACCCAATCATGATATATGTGATTGTTGAATCACCACTGGAATGATTGTATTTTCTTATCGGTCTATATATGGTAATGCGACCACCCCCTTTACTGCCACCTTTGTTACTTTTCGAGCCTCCTCCCCCTGTTTTACCTTTACCACCTATTTTCAAGGTAGACTTTTCTTGTAGAACTAATGGTAAGTCACCGTTGGTCAAATTGTTCATCAAGTCATCTTTAGAAACATTATATGCTGTTACATTGTCTGATACTACAGATACTTCTGATCGAAAATCTTCCTCATATTTGTTTGATGCGTTCGTATCTTTCAACAAGCCTGTAACGaagaagatatttatttaacactatGTATAAGTAAGAATAGATGatttaaaagctgaaaattaatcaaagttgtatttacactgtaaaaaatttctgttatgaAACATAATTCTGTAGTTTTCCACCGGGAAATTTCTGTTCTGCAAAACAACagaaattttctgttaaattacATAGCAATCCAtcagtattttgtatttttctgttcaaaaataatatctgtAACCACTGATACATATCGTATCTGTTGGGTAcagatttttttccagttttgaaTGTGACaaactttgttttcaaagtggcaagaaataatttgttgttgttgttacttatgccacttgccaataccagctATCCTGCTTGAAATCAAGCGAAATTTTAAGGCAGAAGGTGCGCTTCTtgtttttttcagtggcgccatctatggccaagaaaacgacttcagccacacgcATGACCCAGTCCGTTTTACAGGGGGGGGGGGACCCAATAATACTCCATTCATTCATaaacagattgtaattttgatttaaagctGTGAATGataaatctccaattcagtacccccagaggtatttatttgcTATGGGAATGTGAAGGATTCTGTGACCCGGACAGATTTAACGGGcactagtcaccatttaatacacggggtTTCTTCAGGAGGCgggaaagaaataatttaatacattgaaGCAGAGGCCGTCCAGCGtgtatggtggtcaaggagttAACCTCATACCAGGTAGGTCATGGGGCGAATATCGCGTCGGAGCGTCTGAACATAAcgatggaaaaaaagaaaaaattctacgGCGATCATTTCATACATGATGGTTTCCATTTAATCCAAAACGCGGAATATCACGCAAAAAgtggaataattaaaaaactaatcaaaatttttatctgtttctGTTTCACTATGCAAACCAGAGGGTTATCAGCTACTTTCAAGCCGAAGTTCTCTGCCGTATTGTAACCCGCGGAAAATATTTGgtacgtaaaaatattttctgcagtgTTTCGTTGcaggaaatttttgtttacgtGTTTTTTCCCCCCCCGCAGCATACGGATGAACTCTAGTAGCTTTACAGGCAGAAACTTTCCGCattataacacaattttttgtgcggtttatatttctcaaatttattttagtgtaatttttggtgggatttataatttgtttaattaaaataggttCATTGGAATAATTGAgtgttcttttataaaaataaatacctacTACTTACTGCCCCATACTGTTAATAATTCCTGATCAAATACCAAATACCCTGAGTCTGATACTCTGATCCCTGAGTCTGATACTGATACTTTAGAGcgtggcataaaaactatttattcgatcaaatttatttttaagttttttaatttttactaaatgtgtgctaataagaactataattttgaaaaccagaacttcCGATGAACCGTTACCACATGgacgaaaaaattattgaatgaattatttaaataccgtatattttgggttttattactagaattttaatctttattgaagagaaattaaaaaaaaattaattactatgcagtacgttaattttatcaaaattgttttctccGTGTTGAATGCTTTGATGTGAATATAGTGCAACCTgtcaaattaatcaaatttgtaAGTCAACCACATGTTTGAGTTAACCCTATTATCAAGAACCAAATTTACCCTATATAAAGGGGGGGGGGCATTAGCAACCCGACCACATGTATGTAACATTAATTTAGTCGTctgaaataagtcaatttttcCAGGAGTGTTatgaaatgctattttaaacCATCCATAAGTTAAcaggtaaaaaatttcagaacattttctacataattgtgttgcatattaaaatttcttcaaattagtagtgaaataaaattaaaagctaaccttaacctttttataatttgaaactcATAAAGTCTTTTGTAACAAATAGatttgtaagtaaaataaaataagttataaagtggtgaattgaatattttttattaatttttttacattaatattttctgcaGAAATGTTCTCGTTTTTTTTGAGATCAGAAATGCAAGTATAAAATTAAGGTATTTCACTATAAAACGGTTCCCCTCTGAAACACAATgcttttaatatgtaaaaaaaaaaaatttaacacatttttttttctctttaaatagttttaatattttgtgggACAGAATTTTccataatatacatattttcattattttcctacCGGTCATTTATTCTAAGtacttggaaaaattatttataatgaatagcAGGCAGGCAAGACTAACAAATTTGCACAcctaaactaatattttaaactgatcagtttaatattaaatttatgtaacaaattGTGATTCGTTccataaataatctaatttgtTTAAGGTATttgctaaacaaaattttaaagctattttaaaaaaataacacttgaTTACACTTAtcgttattttcttttgtaatatgTAAAGAATgtacaccgagaaaaaaaaagtatggttcaAATACCAGAATACAGTAAAATTGGTCACGTTTCTGGCTTTGTGGAAATACTAAGAAGCTCGgtgatttttaccgaagtgctttggtaatgattttggtaaaattagcaatgaaatatggttttataataagtgataaaatttggtaaatgtggtaaagtttggtaattttatcatgatgccttagagtacagcataaaaacaatttattcgattaaatttactttttagtttgtttcttttttttttttttactaaatgtgtgataagaaaaataactttaaaaaccagGTAACCCGTAAATCACTACcaaatgaacggaaaaatttccaaatgaatagtttaaaaacagtatattttattttattaaccataatttcttttttcttttcacctgaattgtttttatcatgcaatgcattaattttaccagacattttttttctccgtctgtaaataacaatataaataacacgagcaatataaataacatggtatttatataagcaaaatataatgattaaaaaaaatggaatgacaAATAAATGACACATACCCTTTTATAGGATGACCACTGAAGTAATGCAAGCTGTCAACTTACACTAGTTtctctgtattttattttttattgaactttacATAGTAATAGTTCATGCAATATATGTTATGATCACTAAATTTGTAACATATGATCACTAAATTTGTAACAACATAacgaacaataattttaattattgttcattatgttaaatgaaaaaaaaaattttttttctcgctctttttttttgttgtctatttatcatttttgacaatgttcgttattatgcaatatttaatgaatgacttaaataaatagtatcaaTGGTTAGATAAGCTTGATTGTAGATAACCTTGAGGTTCATTTATCAACCATGTCAACCTTTATCTATCAAAATGTACCACAAGATAAgattaacatgttttatatgttagtgaattggtatttaatatttgtagtggtagttacgtcaCATTACTCcctttccagaattttatctgtgataaaaGTCGAGGAACGAATACCATTAGTTGACTTATGCTgtgtttttttacttataaaattattattattttttttatttatataattttgatcgttatattttttcttcatttttgtttatttatatcatattgctcatttttttgttcttcaattttagtttattgaCCGGGAACAGTATTATTAATTGCtcctgttaaatttttattatatgatttttttgacTGATTCCTTGCCCCGTAGATGCCAGATAGTTGAAAATTAACTGCGATGTTCATATTAGTGAAAAATCATGCATCAAACTGTACTGAAATCACTGTATAAATCGTTATTACTGTATAAATCATGCGTTCCTACTAGGAATCTGGTAACTGCACTGCACCTTTAAGCaacttatattattaaaattacgtGGAAAGTAATTTCTaccgaaataataataaatttacagagCCGTTAAACaacttacattattaaaatagcgTATAAATGAACTTCTACCGAAATAATGGTAATTTTAGTGCAGTGTTAAACAActtatataattaatgtaacttaaaaataaatttcatcagaATTCTGGTAATTTCAATGCCCTGCtgaa
The Parasteatoda tepidariorum isolate YZ-2023 chromosome 9, CAS_Ptep_4.0, whole genome shotgun sequence genome window above contains:
- the LOC107449320 gene encoding uncharacterized protein, coding for MDTQKILLFTLALFCFDLSDSAPVFNGLLKDTNASNKYEEDFRSEVSVVSDNVTAYNVSKDDLMNNLTNGDLPLVLQEKSTLKIGGKGKTGGGGSKSNKGGSKGGGRITIYRPIRKYNHSSGDSTITYIMIGWLGFLGVGVGIALWISKRCEKNEDENIEMVNKNKDNSQGEKEKVNKKESNEKDKKEESEMILKKNEEHTCNNNKYCSIKY